One Equus asinus isolate D_3611 breed Donkey chromosome 26, EquAss-T2T_v2, whole genome shotgun sequence genomic window carries:
- the LOC139042234 gene encoding proline-rich protein HaeIII subfamily 1-like, with amino-acid sequence MGRGRKARAVRSAPRPRPLPPQCADLAGSQGFLAASLEAVGCACVVSRCEDLRLWSRPRPLQGPVSRPSQAPAPPPAGPRAPPLAGPRPAPCRDLCPSPRRPKPRPSQAPAPPLQEPVPLLSQVPAPPPAGTCAPPLAGPGPAPAGPRAPPLAGPSPAPLRPQPRPCRNLCPSSRRPRPRPLQGPVSLPSQDLAPPLQGPLPLPSQAPQPCSLQRSVPCSRKARSPAPYRDPCPTPHRARSPAGTRASSPLGPFQHRPSQPPPALVFIALLTPPRWPRKPRPSQAPPPRKAPSLAPILAPPPSGLTHRSVHGPQDPALEASLAPPPKPPLPRPPLAAWVPPRPRSSGVIGPLSPQ; translated from the exons ATGGGGCGTGGCCGGAAGGCAAGGGCGGTGCGGAGCGCCCCGAGGCCCCGCCCACTTCCGCCTCAGTGCGCGGACCTCGCAGGCAGCCAAGGGTTTTTGGCGGCTTCCCTGGAGGCCGTTGGCTGCGCATGCGTAGTTAGCCGTTGTGAGGACCTGAGGCTGTG gtcccggccccgccccctgcagGGACCTGTGTCCCGCCCCTCGCaggccccagccccgccccctgcAGGGCCCCGTGCCCCTCCCCTCGcaggcccccgccccgccccctgcagGGACCTGTGCCCCTCCCCTCGCAGGCCCAAGCCCCGCCCCTCTCaggccccagccccgcccctgcAGGAACCTGTGCCCCTCCTCTCGCAGgtcccagccccgccccctgcAGGGACCTGTGCCCCTCCCCTCGCaggtcccggccccgcccctgcagGGCCCCGTGCCCCGCCCCTCGCAGGCCCAAGCCCCGCCCCTCTCaggccccagccccgcccctgcAGGAACCTGTGCCCCTCCTCTCGcaggccccggccccgccccctgcaAGGACCCgtgtccctcccctcccaggacctAGCCCCGCCCCTGCAGggacccctgcccctcccctcgcAGGCCCCGCAGCCCTGCTCCCTACAGAGATCCGTGCCCTGCAGTCGCAAGGCCCGAAGCCCGGCCCCCTACAGAGACCCGTGCCCAACCCCTCACAGGGCTCGAAGCCCCGCCGGGACCCGTGCCTCTTCCCCTCTCGGGCCCTTCCAGCACCGTCCTTCGCAGCCCCCTCCTGCCTTGGTCTTCATTGCCCTCCTAACTCCGCCTCGCTGGCCCCGGAAGCCCCGCCCctcgcaggccccgccccccagAAAGGCCCCGTCCCTTGCACCCATCCTAGCTCCGCCCCCCTCGGGGCTGACCCACCGGTCTGTTCACGGCCCCCAGGATCCAGCACTGGAGGCCTCCTTGGCCCCTCCTCCCAAGCCTCCCCTCCCGCGCCCTCCCCTCgctgcctgggtcccaccccgGCCGCGGTCCTCAGGCGTCATTGGCCCCTTATCTCCGCAGTAA